A region of Ammoniphilus oxalaticus DNA encodes the following proteins:
- a CDS encoding LamB/YcsF family protein encodes MVNIDLNSDLGEGFGPYQMGNDEEIMKIVTSANIACGFHAGDPTTMRRAVKLALANDIAIGAHPSLPDLVGFGRRNIAISPEEAYDLVVYQIGALAGFVRAEGGILRHVKPHGALYNMAAADKGLAMSIAKAVYRIDPQLVLFGLSGSELVKAGDQIGLQVAHEVFADRTYQENGMLTSRQEADSLITDDQQAAKQVIRLVKEGKVRSVQGKDVELRADTICIHGDGAQALSLAQTIRQSLEAQGIRIQSIN; translated from the coding sequence TTGGTTAACATTGATTTGAATAGTGATTTAGGAGAAGGTTTTGGTCCTTATCAAATGGGAAATGATGAAGAGATCATGAAGATTGTTACATCTGCAAACATTGCTTGCGGATTTCATGCGGGTGACCCGACAACGATGCGTCGCGCTGTAAAGCTGGCCTTGGCTAATGATATCGCAATAGGGGCTCATCCAAGCTTGCCTGATTTAGTCGGTTTCGGCAGGAGAAATATAGCGATATCACCTGAAGAGGCTTATGATCTTGTCGTTTATCAGATTGGCGCGTTGGCAGGTTTCGTTCGGGCGGAGGGGGGCATATTACGACATGTTAAACCGCACGGCGCTTTATACAATATGGCCGCAGCGGATAAGGGGTTAGCAATGTCAATCGCTAAAGCCGTATATAGAATAGATCCGCAACTCGTTTTATTTGGTTTATCAGGAAGTGAATTGGTGAAAGCAGGAGACCAGATTGGGCTACAAGTTGCCCATGAAGTTTTTGCAGATCGAACGTATCAGGAAAATGGAATGCTCACATCCAGGCAAGAAGCAGACAGTTTGATTACTGATGATCAACAAGCTGCTAAGCAAGTGATACGCCTAGTTAAGGAGGGGAAGGTTCGTTCTGTCCAAGGAAAGGATGTTGAATTACGGGCAGATACGATCTGTATTCACGGAGACGGGGCGCAGGCTTTGAGCCTTGCTCAAACTATTCGTCAATCGTTAGAGGCGCAAGGCATTCGCATACAATCGATAAATTGA
- a CDS encoding biotin-dependent carboxyltransferase family protein has product MSLKVIDGGLLTTVQDLGRVGYQKYGVIVSGAMDSIAFSIANLLVGNRENEAALEITMLGPTLQFQKDHLIAICGANLQPTINQRSVPLWRPVWVKKGSILQFGQPKLGCRAYLAVGGGLALRETLGSRSTYLRAALGGFEGRSLQKGDCLQVKPRITNYDEVDWVGVKQFETVNWAIAYEQFMAYQSKPLIRIIRGPQFESFTEESQRQFFLQSFQINPQSDRMGYRLSGANLKLKSPLEMLSEPVTNGTIQVPPSGEPILLLADRQTVGGYPKIGYVITVDLPIVAQLKPGDHIYFREVSLEEAQRCWLERGRSMKILKLMIPRLLAGGTERVG; this is encoded by the coding sequence ATGAGTTTAAAAGTCATCGATGGGGGTTTATTAACAACGGTTCAGGACTTAGGAAGGGTTGGATATCAAAAGTATGGTGTTATCGTCAGCGGCGCAATGGATTCGATCGCCTTTAGTATTGCGAACCTGCTCGTTGGTAATCGAGAAAATGAAGCTGCGCTTGAGATCACCATGTTGGGGCCAACACTTCAATTTCAGAAAGATCACCTGATTGCGATTTGTGGAGCCAATCTTCAGCCAACGATTAATCAACGATCCGTTCCCCTTTGGCGCCCAGTTTGGGTGAAAAAGGGCAGCATTCTTCAATTTGGTCAGCCGAAATTAGGTTGTCGGGCTTACCTCGCCGTAGGCGGCGGACTCGCTCTGAGAGAGACACTTGGGAGCCGTAGTACGTATTTGCGAGCTGCGTTAGGCGGATTTGAAGGCCGTTCATTACAGAAGGGTGACTGTCTTCAAGTGAAACCGCGTATAACGAATTACGATGAAGTTGATTGGGTTGGAGTAAAACAGTTTGAAACGGTGAACTGGGCCATCGCATATGAACAATTTATGGCTTATCAGTCTAAACCTTTAATTCGAATCATTCGAGGACCACAGTTTGAATCCTTTACAGAGGAAAGTCAGCGGCAATTTTTTTTACAGTCCTTTCAAATTAATCCGCAATCGGATCGGATGGGGTACAGACTTTCGGGCGCAAATCTAAAATTAAAATCCCCTTTAGAAATGCTATCGGAACCGGTTACTAACGGTACGATTCAGGTTCCGCCTAGTGGAGAGCCCATTTTGTTATTAGCGGATCGTCAGACAGTTGGCGGTTATCCGAAAATTGGCTATGTAATCACAGTTGATCTACCGATCGTCGCTCAATTAAAACCAGGGGATCACATTTATTTCCGAGAGGTTAGTTTAGAGGAGGCGCAACGTTGCTGGTTAGAGCGTGGAAGATCAATGAAGATCTTGAAACTAATGATACCAAGATTACTTGCGGGAGGGACGGAGCGCGTTGGTTAA
- the pxpB gene encoding 5-oxoprolinase subunit PxpB, whose protein sequence is MKQVEFSALGDSAVLIRFGLEIDERIQQRVTLFMNALEQEPFSGWIECVPGYSSVAVFYDPMIVFDYHQSEQKQGEKTGSPHLIVVSLLKDRLKMLELCAVSKARTVEIPVCYDFEFGPDLKEVAAFHRLDIDELIQIHTECEYLVFLVGFSPGFPYLGGLDPRIATPRKKSPRLVIPAGSVGIGGEQTGIYPIASPGGWQLIGRTPLRLFCPDQRQPSLLQAGDRVRFRRIDREQYERLKVNEK, encoded by the coding sequence ATGAAGCAAGTTGAATTTTCGGCTTTAGGTGATTCAGCCGTACTAATTCGCTTTGGGCTGGAGATCGATGAGCGTATTCAGCAACGAGTGACACTTTTTATGAATGCGTTAGAACAGGAGCCATTCTCCGGGTGGATCGAGTGTGTGCCTGGTTATTCAAGTGTAGCTGTTTTTTACGATCCAATGATTGTTTTTGATTACCATCAGAGTGAACAGAAGCAAGGTGAGAAAACGGGGTCCCCTCATTTAATCGTAGTAAGTTTGCTTAAGGATAGACTAAAAATGTTAGAATTATGCGCTGTTTCCAAGGCTCGAACCGTGGAGATCCCTGTTTGCTACGATTTTGAATTTGGACCGGATCTAAAAGAAGTGGCTGCATTTCATCGGTTGGATATTGATGAACTCATTCAAATTCACACAGAATGTGAGTATCTCGTTTTTTTGGTTGGTTTTTCTCCTGGGTTCCCGTACCTTGGCGGACTGGATCCCCGTATAGCTACTCCCCGAAAAAAATCCCCTCGTCTGGTCATTCCCGCGGGCAGCGTTGGGATCGGCGGAGAACAGACAGGTATATATCCAATCGCAAGCCCAGGAGGCTGGCAACTTATTGGGCGAACCCCTTTAAGGCTTTTTTGCCCTGATCAGCGCCAACCCAGCTTGCTCCAAGCAGGTGATCGTGTACGATTTCGCAGGATTGATCGGGAACAGTATGAGCGATTAAAGGTGAACGAAAAATGA
- a CDS encoding beta-class carbonic anhydrase, with translation MNLLDSILEYNRAFVDEDRFVPYLTNKLPNKKYVVISCMDTRLVELLPASMDIKNGDVILLKTGGAIVSHAFGSVMRSILVSVYELGAKEIFLVGHHDCGMGKVNSSVMIDNMKKNGITQDTLNTIEASGIDLKSWLRGFDSVEETVKNGVKIIRNHPLLANIPVHGLIMDPDTGRMDVVEAGYEAVVSS, from the coding sequence ATGAATTTATTAGATTCAATTCTAGAGTATAATCGCGCGTTTGTGGATGAAGACAGGTTCGTGCCTTATTTAACAAATAAACTGCCTAACAAAAAGTATGTTGTAATTAGTTGTATGGATACAAGGTTAGTAGAATTACTGCCTGCAAGTATGGATATAAAAAATGGCGATGTAATACTGTTAAAGACTGGCGGGGCCATTGTTTCACATGCTTTTGGTAGTGTGATGCGCAGTATCCTCGTTAGCGTTTATGAGTTAGGAGCAAAAGAAATTTTTCTTGTAGGTCATCATGACTGCGGTATGGGGAAAGTGAATTCGAGTGTGATGATTGATAACATGAAGAAGAATGGGATCACACAAGATACATTAAACACGATTGAAGCATCTGGAATCGATTTGAAAAGCTGGTTACGTGGTTTTGATTCCGTAGAAGAAACCGTTAAAAACGGTGTCAAGATTATTCGAAACCATCCATTACTTGCAAATATTCCTGTTCACGGTTTAATCATGGACCCAGACACAGGTCGGATGGATGTTGTTGAAGCGGGATATGAAGCTGTAGTAAGCAGTTAA
- the oxlT gene encoding oxalate/formate MFS antiporter produces the protein MSTAVVTKGGFRNNRWVQLVIAILMMMSIACLQYAWELHAAPLQEKMGVDLSGIQYAFTVYVIFQTLIQPGGGFVVDKVGPKLTIIAGLAVGLGWAMMGNVNSLPMLYLWYAVAGSGAGLVYGCCVGMANKWFPDKRGLAAGLIAAGYGAGALPFIPAITVMIENAGITSTMTRFGILFAVVIVIGGLLLKFPDHLTQANKAKDKNEKKVIRPEDFTPGEMLRTPHFWVLYAIFTFVNLGGLLITANSVPYGRAIGIPVAMITLAASLKTASNGLSRVGWGWFSDKVGRYAAMGISFGLNAVCLILYPYVGSTPVGFVIMTTLVIFTWGAAYSIFPPATGDLFGSAYTTSNYGFVYSAKGIASVFGGGLGAAIAASVGWNVSFFIAAATSLVAAVLGWFVLPRMGKPRNKRMLEGTVEEKQVSV, from the coding sequence TTGAGTACTGCAGTAGTAACAAAAGGTGGATTTCGAAATAACCGGTGGGTCCAACTTGTCATTGCGATTCTCATGATGATGAGTATTGCATGTTTACAGTACGCATGGGAACTCCACGCAGCTCCACTACAGGAAAAAATGGGTGTGGATCTGTCGGGTATTCAATATGCATTTACTGTATACGTTATTTTCCAAACGTTAATCCAACCAGGTGGGGGATTTGTCGTTGATAAGGTCGGTCCAAAACTAACCATTATCGCAGGTCTGGCGGTAGGTCTTGGATGGGCTATGATGGGAAATGTAAACTCTCTTCCGATGCTTTATTTATGGTACGCGGTTGCAGGTAGTGGAGCTGGTCTTGTATACGGATGCTGTGTTGGGATGGCTAACAAGTGGTTCCCAGATAAACGTGGTTTAGCCGCAGGATTAATTGCTGCTGGTTACGGCGCTGGAGCCTTACCATTTATTCCTGCTATTACTGTTATGATTGAAAATGCTGGGATCACTTCAACTATGACTCGTTTTGGTATTTTATTCGCTGTAGTTATTGTCATCGGGGGGCTTCTGCTAAAATTCCCTGATCATTTAACTCAAGCTAACAAAGCGAAGGACAAGAATGAAAAGAAAGTTATTCGTCCTGAAGACTTTACTCCGGGCGAAATGTTAAGAACACCTCATTTTTGGGTATTATACGCGATTTTCACATTTGTTAACCTTGGTGGTTTATTAATTACAGCCAATAGTGTTCCTTACGGTCGAGCAATCGGTATTCCAGTTGCGATGATCACATTAGCAGCATCATTAAAAACAGCTAGTAATGGTTTAAGCCGCGTTGGATGGGGATGGTTCTCTGACAAGGTTGGTAGATATGCCGCAATGGGAATATCCTTTGGACTGAATGCTGTTTGTTTAATTCTTTACCCGTATGTTGGTTCAACTCCAGTTGGTTTCGTAATTATGACTACGTTAGTCATCTTTACATGGGGAGCTGCTTACTCCATATTTCCACCTGCTACAGGTGACTTGTTTGGTTCTGCTTATACAACTTCTAACTATGGATTTGTTTACTCTGCTAAAGGTATTGCCTCCGTATTCGGTGGAGGGCTTGGCGCCGCAATTGCAGCGTCAGTTGGATGGAACGTGTCATTCTTCATTGCTGCCGCTACTTCGTTAGTTGCCGCAGTACTTGGCTGGTTTGTCTTACCGAGAATGGGTAAGCCTAGAAATAAACGTATGCTCGAGGGTACTGTTGAAGAAAAGCAAGTGAGTGTTTAA
- the oxc gene encoding oxalyl-CoA decarboxylase: protein MSTQNLTDGFHALIDAFKKNDINNIYAVAGIPITDVLRLAVEREMKVIAFRHESNAGHAAAIAGYLTQKPGICMTVSAPGMLNGMVALANATVNCFPMILISGSSDRAISELKRGDYEELDQVNAAVPYAKLSIRVNRPEDIGLAIARAYRVAVSGRPGGVYVDIPGEVLATTVDKDVAEKSMFRIVDPAPAQLPGKAALDRAIDLLASAERPMILLGKGAAYAQAENEVKDFVESNKVPFLPMSMAKGILPDSHEQSAAAARSHTIGNADVVLLCGARLNWLLNQGQGPLWSDDTKFVHIDIEPIEMDSNRLIHAPLVGDIKSTLAALTEGLKAKGGMKPSEEWLNSIKERKERNFERMAKRLEADPSPMNFSSALRAVRDGFNANPGTILVNEGANTLDFARSIIDMEEPRKRLDTGTWGIMGIGMGYAIGAAVETGEAVLAVEGDSAFGFSGMEIETIVRYNLPVVTVIFNNSGIYRGDAPGTDPSPTGLLPARYDKMIEAFGGVGYHAEDSASLQKAVDEALKARKPALINAVIDPTAGTESGNITHLNPQSALSKSN from the coding sequence TTGAGTACACAAAATTTAACAGATGGATTCCACGCCCTTATTGATGCATTTAAAAAGAACGACATTAATAACATTTACGCTGTAGCTGGTATTCCAATTACAGACGTACTTCGTTTAGCGGTTGAAAGAGAAATGAAAGTAATTGCGTTCCGTCACGAATCAAATGCTGGACATGCTGCTGCGATTGCTGGTTATTTAACACAAAAACCAGGAATTTGCATGACGGTTTCGGCTCCAGGGATGTTGAACGGTATGGTTGCTTTAGCAAACGCTACTGTTAACTGCTTCCCAATGATTCTGATCAGTGGTTCTAGTGACCGAGCAATCTCCGAGTTGAAGCGCGGTGACTATGAAGAACTTGATCAAGTAAACGCTGCTGTACCTTATGCAAAACTTTCAATTCGAGTTAATAGACCAGAAGATATCGGATTGGCAATCGCTCGCGCATACCGTGTTGCTGTATCAGGCCGTCCTGGCGGAGTTTATGTGGACATCCCTGGTGAAGTACTAGCTACAACAGTAGATAAGGATGTAGCGGAGAAGTCAATGTTTAGAATCGTAGATCCTGCTCCAGCTCAACTACCAGGTAAAGCGGCGCTTGATCGCGCAATTGACTTGTTAGCTTCGGCAGAGCGTCCTATGATCCTATTGGGTAAAGGAGCAGCATACGCTCAAGCTGAGAACGAAGTTAAGGATTTCGTAGAATCCAACAAAGTTCCATTTTTGCCAATGTCCATGGCTAAAGGGATTCTTCCAGACAGCCATGAGCAATCAGCTGCTGCAGCGCGTTCGCATACGATTGGTAATGCTGACGTTGTGTTGTTATGCGGAGCTCGTTTGAACTGGCTTCTAAATCAAGGACAAGGGCCACTTTGGAGCGATGATACGAAGTTTGTTCACATTGACATCGAGCCAATCGAGATGGATAGTAACCGCTTGATTCACGCTCCACTAGTTGGGGATATTAAATCCACACTTGCAGCTCTAACTGAAGGGCTTAAAGCAAAAGGCGGCATGAAGCCTTCTGAAGAGTGGTTAAATAGCATCAAAGAAAGAAAAGAAAGAAACTTCGAAAGAATGGCTAAGCGTTTGGAAGCAGATCCAAGCCCAATGAACTTCTCAAGCGCATTACGCGCGGTTCGTGATGGCTTTAATGCTAACCCAGGAACCATTCTAGTTAACGAAGGAGCAAACACGCTAGACTTTGCTCGTAGCATTATCGATATGGAAGAACCGCGTAAGCGTCTTGATACAGGAACATGGGGAATCATGGGTATTGGTATGGGTTACGCAATCGGAGCGGCAGTTGAAACTGGAGAGGCTGTATTAGCTGTTGAAGGTGACAGCGCGTTCGGTTTCAGCGGTATGGAAATCGAGACGATTGTTCGTTACAACTTGCCAGTTGTTACAGTAATCTTTAACAACTCTGGTATCTATCGTGGGGATGCTCCAGGAACTGATCCATCTCCAACAGGATTGTTACCAGCTCGTTACGATAAAATGATCGAAGCTTTTGGTGGAGTGGGTTACCACGCAGAAGACTCAGCTAGCTTACAAAAAGCTGTTGACGAAGCGCTAAAAGCAAGAAAGCCAGCTTTAATTAATGCTGTAATCGATCCGACTGCTGGTACAGAGTCTGGAAACATTACACACTTGAATCCACAAAGCGCGCTTTCAAAAAGCAATTAA
- the frc gene encoding formyl-CoA transferase, translating into MSLPLEGIKIIDMTGVQAGPACTQMLAWLGADVLKIERVGEGDITRRQLRDIPEKDALYFTQLNSNKKSLELNPRTPEGKEVLEKLVREYDMLVENFGPGALDRMGFTWERLQELNPKLIFGSIKGFEENSRYNDLKVYENVAQCAGGSASVTGWWDGPPTVAGTALGDSNTGMHLAIGLLAAVRQRDLTGKGQKVMVSMQAANINLNRVKLRDQLRLEALGKLEEYPQESLNLGFGDAVPRGGNAGGGGQPGWILKCKGWETDPNAYIYFTIQGQNWKRTAEAIGKPEWAEDPEYATAQARLPKVFDIFKYIEDNVLADKTKDEAVDYLRKFDIPCAPVKSMKEIAYDEDLRESGTIVEVDHKDRGKYLTVGCPIKFTAFTPEIKESPLLGEHSREILSSLGYSNEQIDELIEKRVTGEHLKVSLATEF; encoded by the coding sequence ATGAGCTTGCCTTTAGAAGGAATTAAAATTATTGACATGACTGGGGTACAAGCTGGACCGGCGTGCACGCAAATGCTTGCTTGGTTAGGCGCTGATGTTCTAAAGATTGAGCGTGTAGGAGAAGGAGATATCACCAGAAGACAGTTGCGTGACATTCCTGAAAAAGACGCTTTATATTTTACTCAATTAAACAGTAATAAGAAGTCTTTAGAACTTAACCCTAGAACTCCAGAAGGTAAAGAAGTTTTAGAAAAGTTGGTTCGCGAGTATGACATGTTAGTTGAAAACTTCGGTCCTGGAGCGTTGGATCGTATGGGCTTTACTTGGGAGCGTTTGCAAGAACTAAATCCTAAATTGATCTTCGGTTCAATCAAAGGTTTCGAAGAAAACTCACGTTATAATGACCTGAAAGTATATGAAAACGTTGCTCAGTGCGCGGGTGGATCCGCTTCTGTAACTGGATGGTGGGATGGACCTCCAACAGTAGCCGGAACTGCTCTCGGTGACTCAAACACAGGAATGCACTTAGCAATTGGATTGCTAGCTGCGGTAAGACAGCGTGACCTTACAGGTAAAGGTCAAAAAGTAATGGTATCGATGCAAGCGGCTAACATTAACTTGAACCGCGTTAAGCTTCGTGACCAACTACGCTTAGAAGCGCTTGGTAAGTTAGAAGAGTATCCACAAGAAAGCTTGAATTTAGGCTTTGGAGACGCTGTGCCTCGCGGCGGTAACGCTGGCGGTGGTGGACAACCAGGTTGGATTCTGAAGTGTAAAGGTTGGGAAACAGATCCTAACGCTTACATTTACTTCACAATTCAAGGTCAAAACTGGAAGCGTACAGCAGAGGCAATTGGAAAGCCTGAGTGGGCTGAAGATCCTGAGTACGCAACAGCGCAAGCTCGTCTGCCTAAAGTATTTGACATCTTCAAGTATATTGAGGATAATGTTTTAGCAGATAAAACTAAAGATGAAGCGGTTGACTATCTACGTAAGTTCGATATCCCTTGCGCTCCAGTCAAGAGCATGAAGGAAATCGCTTATGACGAAGATCTTCGTGAAAGCGGAACGATCGTTGAAGTTGACCACAAAGATCGCGGTAAGTATCTAACGGTTGGATGCCCAATCAAGTTTACTGCGTTCACACCAGAAATTAAGGAGTCTCCGTTATTAGGGGAGCACAGCCGTGAAATCCTTTCTTCTCTCGGTTATTCAAACGAACAGATTGATGAACTGATTGAGAAGCGTGTTACTGGTGAGCACTTGAAAGTAAGTCTAGCGACCGAATTCTAA
- the fdhD gene encoding formate dehydrogenase accessory sulfurtransferase FdhD, which yields MDQQVTVQQPIIRYADNALRELEDEIAVEYPLTIVVDGEEFATMVCTPTHIEELVVGFLASEGLIRSSDEILSLSIEEARGFAHVELKNKQSVNKDQHSKRFIGSCCGKSRQFYLQNDARTAKTVMSQYAITVDQCFSLVSQMQNHSRDFQSTGGVHNAALCSADGIEIFRTDIGRHNALDKIYGYMVRNRIPAADKVVVFSGRISSEVLLKVAKMGVGIILSKSAPTTLALDLAKDLGITAVGFVRQASMNVYTHPQRILTSPENQ from the coding sequence ATGGATCAACAAGTCACTGTTCAACAACCGATTATCCGTTATGCTGACAATGCTCTACGGGAATTAGAGGATGAAATTGCTGTTGAGTACCCACTGACGATTGTTGTGGATGGTGAAGAATTTGCAACCATGGTATGCACTCCTACTCATATTGAAGAATTAGTAGTTGGATTTTTAGCGTCTGAAGGACTCATTCGTTCTTCAGACGAAATCCTTTCTTTATCAATTGAAGAAGCGCGTGGATTTGCTCATGTGGAATTAAAGAATAAACAATCTGTAAATAAAGATCAGCATTCAAAACGATTTATTGGTTCTTGCTGCGGGAAAAGCAGACAGTTTTATTTGCAAAATGACGCTCGGACTGCCAAAACGGTAATGAGCCAGTATGCGATCACTGTTGATCAATGTTTTTCATTGGTTTCTCAAATGCAAAATCATTCGCGTGATTTCCAAAGCACTGGGGGAGTTCACAATGCTGCCCTATGCAGCGCGGATGGGATCGAGATATTTAGGACAGACATCGGCAGGCATAATGCGTTAGATAAAATTTATGGCTACATGGTCCGTAATCGAATTCCAGCTGCGGATAAGGTTGTCGTATTCAGCGGAAGGATTTCTTCTGAAGTGCTTTTGAAAGTTGCGAAAATGGGAGTGGGAATTATTTTATCTAAGTCTGCCCCGACTACATTGGCCTTAGATCTTGCGAAAGATCTCGGAATTACGGCCGTTGGTTTCGTGCGACAGGCGAGTATGAATGTATACACACATCCACAACGCATCTTGACGAGCCCGGAAAATCAATAA
- the fdhF gene encoding formate dehydrogenase subunit alpha, producing MSATHEVNTICSFCGTGCGLTVQVEEEKISRVRGNRDNPSSHGETCVKGALGWGYVYSDKRIKDPMVRKNGELTPVSWDEALDYIAERFNAIKEEHGPDAFGCFSSSRSTNELNFLAGKFMRQVIGTNNIDSCNRTUHAPSVTGLVTVFGQGAATTSYDELENTDVIIAWGSNTQECHPIIFNHMRRGIRNNDAKMIVIDPREITQTRMAHKWLPVRVGYDIALANAMGHVIIKEGLENKAFIERATFDFEAYKELVEEYTPEYAEELTGVPADDIREVARLYATADKAIICWTLGITEHQKGTENVFSLINLAILTGHVGKYGSGVNPLRGQNNVQGGGDMGALPNRLVGGWEWDDEEAHKLFSEKWGTPLPDKIGLNLTQMIEAMEAKEIKALYVIGENPVQSDADANHVEEVLKGLDIMVVQEILMTKTAEMADVVLPAAGWAENDGTVTNSERRVQRVRPAITPPGQAKQDHFIVQDIANRMGANWNYESAEDVWNEIRSLAPIFGGISYKRLDEAGIQWPCYDESDPGTEFLHTRLWEDEVGMKAQFTPVRHQPPAELPDEEYPLTLTTGRRLEFYNTGVQTSDYKKVRDPYEALEINEEDATAFNFKDGDPVKVSSRRGEVVTKIKVTDKNPRGLVFMTFHFPDQADTNRLTLNATCPLAGTAEYKACAVKIEHVK from the coding sequence ATGAGCGCAACTCATGAAGTTAATACCATTTGTAGCTTTTGTGGTACTGGCTGTGGTTTAACAGTTCAGGTGGAAGAAGAAAAGATCTCCAGAGTTAGAGGTAACAGAGATAACCCATCCAGCCATGGGGAAACTTGTGTCAAAGGGGCCTTAGGCTGGGGTTATGTATACAGTGATAAGCGTATAAAAGATCCAATGGTTCGCAAGAATGGCGAGCTTACACCTGTATCTTGGGATGAGGCTTTAGATTATATCGCTGAACGTTTTAACGCGATCAAAGAAGAGCATGGGCCTGACGCATTTGGCTGCTTTAGTTCTTCACGTTCAACAAACGAATTAAACTTCTTAGCTGGGAAGTTTATGCGTCAAGTAATTGGCACGAACAACATCGACAGCTGTAATCGTACTTGACACGCTCCAAGTGTCACCGGTCTGGTGACTGTATTTGGTCAAGGCGCTGCAACAACGTCCTATGATGAATTGGAAAACACGGATGTGATTATTGCTTGGGGAAGTAACACGCAAGAGTGCCACCCAATTATCTTTAACCATATGCGAAGAGGAATTCGAAATAATGACGCTAAGATGATCGTTATTGACCCACGCGAAATTACGCAAACAAGAATGGCTCATAAGTGGTTGCCTGTTAGGGTAGGTTACGATATTGCGCTTGCTAACGCAATGGGTCACGTTATTATAAAAGAAGGTTTAGAAAACAAAGCGTTTATCGAGCGAGCAACGTTCGATTTTGAAGCGTACAAAGAGTTGGTTGAAGAGTACACGCCAGAGTACGCGGAAGAATTAACAGGCGTGCCAGCGGATGACATCCGTGAAGTGGCTCGTCTATATGCGACAGCTGATAAAGCAATCATTTGCTGGACGCTTGGAATTACAGAACACCAAAAGGGAACAGAGAACGTATTCTCACTTATTAACCTTGCGATCCTAACGGGTCACGTAGGAAAGTATGGTTCAGGCGTTAACCCGCTGCGCGGACAAAACAACGTGCAAGGCGGCGGAGATATGGGCGCGTTGCCTAACCGTCTTGTTGGCGGATGGGAATGGGATGATGAAGAGGCTCACAAACTATTCTCAGAAAAATGGGGAACGCCGCTTCCTGATAAGATCGGCTTAAACTTAACGCAAATGATTGAAGCGATGGAAGCAAAAGAAATTAAAGCTTTGTATGTAATTGGAGAGAACCCAGTTCAATCTGACGCGGATGCAAATCATGTTGAAGAAGTGCTAAAGGGTCTTGATATCATGGTTGTTCAAGAGATCTTAATGACAAAGACAGCTGAAATGGCAGATGTCGTGTTGCCTGCTGCTGGTTGGGCTGAAAATGACGGGACGGTAACAAACTCTGAGCGCCGCGTTCAACGCGTTCGTCCGGCAATAACGCCTCCAGGTCAAGCGAAACAAGATCACTTCATCGTTCAAGACATTGCGAACCGTATGGGAGCGAACTGGAACTATGAATCAGCGGAAGATGTTTGGAATGAAATCCGTAGCTTAGCTCCGATTTTTGGGGGCATTTCGTATAAGCGTTTAGATGAAGCTGGAATCCAATGGCCTTGCTATGATGAGTCGGATCCTGGCACAGAATTCCTGCATACTCGTCTGTGGGAAGACGAAGTCGGAATGAAAGCTCAATTCACGCCGGTCCGCCACCAGCCGCCAGCAGAGTTGCCGGACGAGGAGTATCCTCTAACGCTAACTACAGGACGTCGTCTAGAGTTCTACAATACGGGTGTTCAAACTTCTGACTATAAAAAAGTAAGAGATCCGTATGAAGCTTTAGAAATCAATGAAGAAGACGCGACTGCGTTTAACTTCAAAGATGGTGATCCAGTAAAAGTAAGCTCGCGTCGAGGAGAAGTAGTGACCAAGATTAAAGTGACGGACAAAAACCCGCGCGGTCTTGTGTTCATGACGTTCCACTTCCCAGATCAAGCTGATACAAATAGACTGACGCTTAACGCTACATGCCCGCTAGCTGGAACAGCTGAGTATAAAGCGTGCGCGGTTAAGATTGAACACGTAAAATAA
- a CDS encoding YokU family protein, with the protein MFECIWCGERKATSAKKDCQWIEPGGIDVVLVTDVPAIDCQSCQDVYIDDQLNAEIEQALNTVDLDKLGFRFSYDELTNAPKMNIFELYSSGASFKCP; encoded by the coding sequence ATGTTCGAATGTATCTGGTGCGGGGAAAGAAAGGCTACAAGCGCCAAAAAAGATTGTCAATGGATTGAGCCCGGCGGTATAGATGTTGTACTTGTTACCGACGTGCCCGCAATTGATTGTCAAAGCTGCCAAGACGTTTATATTGATGACCAGCTAAACGCGGAAATAGAACAGGCATTAAACACGGTTGATTTAGACAAACTAGGCTTTCGTTTCTCTTATGATGAGTTAACAAACGCTCCAAAGATGAACATCTTTGAATTATATAGTAGCGGCGCGTCATTCAAATGTCCTTAA